A part of Curtobacterium sp. MCLR17_036 genomic DNA contains:
- a CDS encoding AAA family ATPase, producing the protein MSAGRLRDVEQVLRLTVGALRRAATRTDGFRTADGSGVLDGLGLWVDEDTRVQLIASDGVHVALEPVLEAVPLVTTWLTLPPSFVLELAEHFDDDDEVSIGLGWIDDRQQVVVTGPGGEPVLHQTMWTSPRLLEHLKGSYGSWGDVDGQTSLATVDRNTFMKTLVTAEAVEPSPIVTLALAPERVLVRGAAGLLGDPVAGVLDGRPRRLHVPVERLRAAVRFVCWTAEHRYESVALHVSADGSQVRLWGTGADGSSDGPECFVRTSPDESGASLRRSARDEQAAARDEAEPDDGLELLPPLPPAQGPEAVAAVLAELDAVVGQAQLKAQVRNVVAQAELVQLRRDKGLHGELTAGHLLFVGPPGTGKTTIGRLVARLYHALGFLPSDTLVEVDRAALVAAHVGGTEERTTAAVERAMGGVLLVDEAYALTSGGENDFGRQALDTLLKALEDRRGSFVCIAAGYPTEMDAFTAANPGIASRFPQRIEFTPYSADELVAIAVQMASDSGAVLTSEAVDRLGLRLREAEVSGRFAERTWGNARTVRTVVDRAATARDARLSALLAGAPGLGGDTIDGDALVEIREEDVVVACDDQGVGRLSAPTEDVETVLAELRAQIGQDQVARQVESLVANARAARAAADRDGRAAVPDIPHLLFTGPPGTGKTTIARLIARLYRALGLLPGGTVVEVDRGDLVAGYVGQTATKTTERIDEAMGGVLFVDEAYALTAGGDAFGREAVDTLLKRMEDDRGRFLVIAAGYPEPMADFLRSNPGLARRFPTTIEFRSYSAEQLAEIATSMAAARNERFTEDAARALRARLSAAERSGLFARADWGNAGAVRNLVDEAVRVRNTRVFADGTAPTDGVDLDQIDVADVEAACRSVLADDGPAVEAVEDVLAELEAQIGQPGVKRQVESLMAGVRAQQARTARGMSTGQVLVEHLVFTGPPGTGKTTIARLLARLYRALGVLPSGHVVEVDAAGLVAGYVGQTATKTEERITEARGGVLFIDEAYTLATDRDRSFGQEAIDTLLARMENDRGAFMVIVAGYPDEMAGFLRSNPGLPSRFTQTIAFRPYSAADLVGIAEHMAVAAHEQFTEDARELLVRRLTAAEDTGRFSDREWGNGRAVRNILDDAVRARDLRLFADPSSEPSAEEMVIIEAVDVTVAADAAALPAGVSAVS; encoded by the coding sequence GTGAGCGCCGGACGGCTCAGGGACGTCGAGCAGGTCCTGCGGCTGACGGTCGGTGCCCTCCGCCGCGCTGCCACCAGGACCGACGGGTTCCGCACCGCCGACGGCTCGGGCGTGCTGGACGGGCTGGGGCTGTGGGTCGACGAGGACACCCGTGTCCAGCTGATCGCGTCCGACGGCGTGCACGTCGCCCTCGAACCGGTCCTCGAGGCGGTCCCGCTCGTGACGACCTGGCTGACGTTGCCGCCGAGCTTCGTGCTCGAGCTCGCCGAGCACTTCGACGACGACGACGAGGTGTCCATCGGCCTCGGCTGGATCGACGACCGGCAACAGGTCGTCGTCACGGGACCCGGAGGCGAGCCGGTACTGCACCAGACGATGTGGACGTCGCCGCGTCTGCTGGAGCACCTCAAGGGCTCGTACGGGAGCTGGGGCGACGTCGACGGGCAGACGAGTCTCGCGACGGTCGACCGGAACACGTTCATGAAGACCCTCGTGACCGCGGAGGCCGTCGAGCCGTCCCCGATCGTCACCCTCGCCCTCGCGCCCGAACGCGTCCTCGTCCGGGGAGCCGCCGGCTTGCTCGGCGATCCCGTGGCGGGGGTCCTGGACGGCCGGCCCCGACGGCTGCACGTGCCCGTCGAACGGCTCCGTGCGGCGGTGCGTTTCGTCTGTTGGACCGCGGAGCACCGCTACGAGTCCGTGGCACTGCACGTCTCCGCCGACGGATCACAGGTGCGACTCTGGGGCACTGGTGCCGACGGTTCCTCGGACGGTCCCGAGTGCTTCGTGCGGACGAGCCCCGACGAGTCGGGAGCGTCGCTGCGTCGGTCCGCTCGCGACGAACAGGCAGCCGCCCGGGACGAGGCGGAGCCGGACGACGGGCTCGAGCTGCTCCCGCCGCTCCCGCCGGCACAGGGGCCCGAAGCCGTGGCCGCCGTGCTCGCAGAACTGGACGCGGTCGTCGGGCAGGCCCAGCTCAAGGCGCAGGTGCGCAACGTCGTGGCACAGGCGGAGCTCGTGCAGCTCCGCAGGGACAAGGGCCTGCACGGCGAGCTGACCGCGGGGCACCTGCTGTTCGTCGGGCCTCCGGGCACCGGGAAGACCACGATCGGTCGGCTCGTCGCGCGGCTCTACCACGCGCTCGGGTTCCTGCCCTCGGACACCCTCGTCGAGGTGGACCGTGCGGCGCTCGTCGCGGCGCACGTCGGTGGCACCGAGGAGCGGACGACCGCCGCGGTGGAGCGGGCGATGGGTGGCGTCCTGCTCGTGGACGAGGCGTACGCCCTCACCAGCGGCGGCGAGAACGACTTCGGCCGACAGGCGCTGGACACCCTGCTCAAGGCGCTCGAGGACCGCCGCGGGTCGTTCGTCTGCATCGCCGCTGGCTACCCGACCGAGATGGACGCCTTCACCGCGGCGAACCCGGGCATCGCCTCACGGTTCCCGCAGCGCATCGAGTTCACGCCGTACTCCGCGGACGAGCTCGTCGCGATCGCCGTGCAGATGGCGTCGGACTCCGGCGCCGTCCTGACCAGCGAGGCGGTCGACCGGCTCGGGCTCCGGCTCCGCGAAGCCGAGGTCTCCGGTCGCTTCGCAGAGCGCACGTGGGGCAACGCGAGGACGGTGCGGACCGTGGTCGACCGGGCGGCCACCGCTCGGGACGCCCGACTCAGCGCGCTGCTCGCCGGTGCGCCCGGACTCGGTGGCGACACCATCGACGGGGACGCCCTCGTCGAGATCCGGGAAGAGGACGTCGTCGTCGCGTGCGACGACCAGGGTGTCGGCCGTCTGTCGGCACCGACCGAGGACGTCGAGACCGTGCTCGCGGAACTGCGCGCCCAGATCGGGCAGGACCAGGTCGCGCGGCAGGTCGAGTCCCTCGTCGCGAACGCACGTGCCGCTCGAGCGGCTGCCGATCGCGACGGACGCGCGGCGGTGCCGGACATCCCCCACCTGCTCTTCACCGGTCCGCCCGGCACCGGCAAGACCACGATCGCCCGGCTCATCGCGCGCCTGTACCGGGCGCTGGGACTCCTGCCGGGCGGCACGGTCGTCGAGGTGGACCGCGGTGACCTCGTCGCCGGCTACGTGGGCCAGACCGCGACGAAGACGACCGAACGGATCGACGAGGCGATGGGCGGCGTCCTCTTCGTGGACGAGGCCTACGCGCTCACCGCCGGCGGCGACGCGTTCGGGCGTGAGGCGGTCGACACGCTGCTCAAGCGCATGGAGGACGACCGCGGTCGGTTCCTCGTCATCGCCGCCGGGTACCCGGAGCCGATGGCGGACTTCCTGCGGTCGAACCCCGGACTCGCCCGGCGCTTCCCGACCACGATCGAGTTCCGGTCGTACTCGGCCGAGCAACTCGCCGAGATCGCGACCTCGATGGCGGCGGCGAGGAACGAACGGTTCACGGAGGACGCCGCGCGAGCGCTCCGCGCGCGGCTGTCGGCTGCGGAACGCTCCGGTCTGTTCGCCCGTGCGGACTGGGGGAACGCCGGAGCCGTCCGCAACCTCGTCGACGAGGCGGTCCGCGTCCGCAACACCCGGGTGTTTGCCGACGGGACAGCCCCGACGGACGGCGTCGACCTCGACCAGATCGACGTGGCGGACGTCGAGGCGGCCTGCCGGTCGGTCCTGGCGGACGACGGTCCGGCCGTCGAGGCGGTGGAGGACGTCCTGGCGGAACTCGAGGCGCAGATAGGGCAGCCCGGGGTCAAGCGGCAGGTCGAGTCGCTCATGGCGGGCGTCCGCGCGCAGCAGGCTCGCACGGCTCGGGGCATGTCGACCGGGCAGGTCCTGGTCGAGCACCTCGTGTTCACCGGTCCGCCGGGGACCGGCAAGACCACGATCGCCCGGCTCCTCGCGCGGCTCTACCGTGCCCTCGGCGTGCTGCCGTCCGGTCACGTCGTCGAGGTCGACGCGGCGGGGCTGGTCGCCGGCTACGTCGGCCAGACGGCGACGAAGACCGAGGAACGCATCACCGAGGCGCGGGGCGGCGTGCTGTTCATCGACGAGGCCTACACGCTCGCCACCGACCGCGACCGGAGCTTCGGGCAGGAGGCGATCGACACGCTGCTCGCCCGCATGGAGAACGACCGCGGGGCCTTCATGGTGATCGTCGCCGGGTACCCGGACGAGATGGCAGGCTTCCTGCGCTCGAACCCCGGCTTGCCGTCACGGTTCACGCAGACCATCGCGTTCCGCCCGTACTCGGCGGCGGACCTCGTCGGGATCGCGGAGCACATGGCGGTCGCGGCGCACGAACAGTTCACCGAGGACGCTCGCGAGCTGCTGGTGCGCCGTCTGACGGCGGCGGAGGACACCGGCCGGTTCTCGGACCGGGAGTGGGGCAACGGTCGAGCGGTGCGGAACATCCTCGACGACGCCGTCCGTGCCCGGGACCTGCGGTTGTTCGCGGACCCGTCGTCCGAGCCGTCGGCAGAGGAGATGGTGATCATCGAGGCCGTGGACGTGACGGTCGCCGCCGACGCTGCTGCGCTGCCCGCCGGGGTGTCAGCAGTGTCCTGA